In Salvelinus namaycush isolate Seneca unplaced genomic scaffold, SaNama_1.0 Scaffold973, whole genome shotgun sequence, a single genomic region encodes these proteins:
- the LOC120043596 gene encoding protein unc-93 homolog A-like isoform X3: MGVTSLSVIYASIILSSMFLPPILIKNLGCKWTIVAGMGCYVTYSIGNLYPGWYTLIPTSVILGMGGSPLWSAKCTLLTISGNLQAPKENKKAADVINKYFGIFFLIFQSSAVWGNLMSSLIFGSDKNITNISHEALQYCGAGVCADINSNSTTKKPAQQLVWTLVGCYIGVGVLAMIIVAVFLDNIDRDQAREFRDNREPFWSTFLATFTLLKDKRLVILIPLTMYSGFEQSFLSGEYTKNYVTCALGIHYVGYAMICFGATNSLCSFIFGRLAEYTGRAPLFCVAAVTNFSCILALLFWRPHPDQLPVFFVFPALWGLADAVWQTQTNSLYGVLFPRQKEAAFANYRMWESLGFVIAFAYSTFICLDIKLYILLGVLILSMVTYLWVEFQERKNPTLPVEEGIYDTDFSAKGDHILNQTSL, translated from the exons ATGGGGGTGACATCTCTCAGTGTTATCTATGCCTCCATCATCCTGTCCTCCATGTTCCTGCCACCCATTCTCATCAAAAACCTGGGCTGCAAATGGACTATTGTTGCCGGCATGGGCTGCTATGTGACCTATTCAATTGGAAACCTCTATCCAGGATG GTATACTCTGATCCCCACCTCTGTGATCCTGGGTATGGGAGGGTCTCCACTCTGGTCTGCCAAGTGTACCCTTCTCACCATCAGCGGCAACCTGCAGGCCCCTAAAGAAAACAAGAAGGCAGCGGATGTTATCAATAAGTACTTTGGCATATTCTTCCTGATATTCCAGTCTTCGGCTGTATGGGGAAACCTCATGTCGTCGTTGATATTCGGTTCAGATAAAAATATAA CTAACATCTCCCATGAAGCTCTACAATATTGTGGTGCAGGTGTGTGTGCTGATATCAATTCAAACTCCACGACCAAAAAGCCAGCACAACAATTGGTTTGGACGCTAGTCGGCTGCTATATTG GAGTGGGTGTGCTGGCCATGATCATAGTGGCAGTATTTCTGGATAACATAGACAGAGATCAGGCCCGGGAGTTCAGGGACAACAGGGAACCATTCTGGAGCACCTTCCTGGCCACATTCACACTCCTGAAGGACAAGAGACTCGTCATTCTCATCCCTTTGACCATGTACAGTGGCTTTGAACAGAGTTTCCTCTCCGGTGAATACACAAAG AACTATGTGACCTGTGCATTAGGAATCCATTATGTTGGATATGCGATGATATGTTTTGGAGCCACAAATTCGTTATGTTCCTTTATATTTGGGAGGTTGGCAGAATACACTGGAAGAGCCCCACTGTTTTGCGTGG CTGCAGTGACCAACTTTTCCTGTATCCTGGCTCTGTTGTTCTGGAGGCCTCACCCAGACCAGCTGCCAGTGTTCTTTGTGTTTCCTGCCCTCTGGGGCCTGGCAGATGCTGTGTGGCAGACACAAACCAACT CACTGTACGGGGTTCTCTTCCCCAGACAAAAAGAGGCAGCATTCGCTAACTACCGTATGTGGGAATCCCTGGGATTCGTTATAGCCTTCGCCTACAGTACCTTCATCTGTTTGGACATCAAGCTCTACATCCTCCTGGGAGTTCTGATCCTCTCCATGGTAACCTATTTGTGGGTGGAGTTCCAAGAACGCAAGAATCCTACTCTTCCAGTGGAGGAGGGAATATACGATACAGACTTCTCAGCAAAGGGAGATCACATCCTCAATCAGACCAGCTTGTAG
- the LOC120043596 gene encoding protein unc-93 homolog A-like isoform X2 translates to MTQYHNTYGGLQSLQSSLNAEDGMGVTSLSVIYASIILSSMFLPPILIKNLGCKWTIVAGMGCYVTYSIGNLYPGWYTLIPTSVILGMGGSPLWSAKCTLLTISGNLQAPKENKKAADVINKYFGIFFLIFQSSAVWGNLMSSLIFGSDKNITNISHEALQYCGAGVCADINSNSTTKKPAQQLVWTLVGCYIGVGVLAMIIVAVFLDNIDRDQAREFRDNREPFWSTFLATFTLLKDKRLVILIPLTMYSGFEQSFLSGEYTKNYVTCALGIHYVGYAMICFGATNSLCSFIFGRLAEYTGRAPLFCVAAVTNFSCILALLFWRPHPDQLPVFFVFPALWGLADAVWQTQTNSLYGVLFPRQKEAAFANYRMWESLGFVIAFAYSTFICLDIKLYILLGVLILSMVTYLWVEFQERKNPTLPVEEGIYDTDFSAKGDHILNQTSL, encoded by the exons ATGACACAATATCACAATA CATACGGAGGACTTCAGAGTTTACAG AGCAGTCTGAATGCAGAGGACGGGATGGGGGTGACATCTCTCAGTGTTATCTATGCCTCCATCATCCTGTCCTCCATGTTCCTGCCACCCATTCTCATCAAAAACCTGGGCTGCAAATGGACTATTGTTGCCGGCATGGGCTGCTATGTGACCTATTCAATTGGAAACCTCTATCCAGGATG GTATACTCTGATCCCCACCTCTGTGATCCTGGGTATGGGAGGGTCTCCACTCTGGTCTGCCAAGTGTACCCTTCTCACCATCAGCGGCAACCTGCAGGCCCCTAAAGAAAACAAGAAGGCAGCGGATGTTATCAATAAGTACTTTGGCATATTCTTCCTGATATTCCAGTCTTCGGCTGTATGGGGAAACCTCATGTCGTCGTTGATATTCGGTTCAGATAAAAATATAA CTAACATCTCCCATGAAGCTCTACAATATTGTGGTGCAGGTGTGTGTGCTGATATCAATTCAAACTCCACGACCAAAAAGCCAGCACAACAATTGGTTTGGACGCTAGTCGGCTGCTATATTG GAGTGGGTGTGCTGGCCATGATCATAGTGGCAGTATTTCTGGATAACATAGACAGAGATCAGGCCCGGGAGTTCAGGGACAACAGGGAACCATTCTGGAGCACCTTCCTGGCCACATTCACACTCCTGAAGGACAAGAGACTCGTCATTCTCATCCCTTTGACCATGTACAGTGGCTTTGAACAGAGTTTCCTCTCCGGTGAATACACAAAG AACTATGTGACCTGTGCATTAGGAATCCATTATGTTGGATATGCGATGATATGTTTTGGAGCCACAAATTCGTTATGTTCCTTTATATTTGGGAGGTTGGCAGAATACACTGGAAGAGCCCCACTGTTTTGCGTGG CTGCAGTGACCAACTTTTCCTGTATCCTGGCTCTGTTGTTCTGGAGGCCTCACCCAGACCAGCTGCCAGTGTTCTTTGTGTTTCCTGCCCTCTGGGGCCTGGCAGATGCTGTGTGGCAGACACAAACCAACT CACTGTACGGGGTTCTCTTCCCCAGACAAAAAGAGGCAGCATTCGCTAACTACCGTATGTGGGAATCCCTGGGATTCGTTATAGCCTTCGCCTACAGTACCTTCATCTGTTTGGACATCAAGCTCTACATCCTCCTGGGAGTTCTGATCCTCTCCATGGTAACCTATTTGTGGGTGGAGTTCCAAGAACGCAAGAATCCTACTCTTCCAGTGGAGGAGGGAATATACGATACAGACTTCTCAGCAAAGGGAGATCACATCCTCAATCAGACCAGCTTGTAG
- the LOC120043596 gene encoding protein unc-93 homolog A-like isoform X1 — translation MIDRNMKNVLVVSIGFLSLFTAYGGLQSLQSSLNAEDGMGVTSLSVIYASIILSSMFLPPILIKNLGCKWTIVAGMGCYVTYSIGNLYPGWYTLIPTSVILGMGGSPLWSAKCTLLTISGNLQAPKENKKAADVINKYFGIFFLIFQSSAVWGNLMSSLIFGSDKNITNISHEALQYCGAGVCADINSNSTTKKPAQQLVWTLVGCYIGVGVLAMIIVAVFLDNIDRDQAREFRDNREPFWSTFLATFTLLKDKRLVILIPLTMYSGFEQSFLSGEYTKNYVTCALGIHYVGYAMICFGATNSLCSFIFGRLAEYTGRAPLFCVAAVTNFSCILALLFWRPHPDQLPVFFVFPALWGLADAVWQTQTNSLYGVLFPRQKEAAFANYRMWESLGFVIAFAYSTFICLDIKLYILLGVLILSMVTYLWVEFQERKNPTLPVEEGIYDTDFSAKGDHILNQTSL, via the exons ATGATAGACCGAAATATGAAAAATGTTCTGGTTGTATCCATTGGATTTTTATCTCTGTTCACAGCATACGGAGGACTTCAGAGTTTACAG AGCAGTCTGAATGCAGAGGACGGGATGGGGGTGACATCTCTCAGTGTTATCTATGCCTCCATCATCCTGTCCTCCATGTTCCTGCCACCCATTCTCATCAAAAACCTGGGCTGCAAATGGACTATTGTTGCCGGCATGGGCTGCTATGTGACCTATTCAATTGGAAACCTCTATCCAGGATG GTATACTCTGATCCCCACCTCTGTGATCCTGGGTATGGGAGGGTCTCCACTCTGGTCTGCCAAGTGTACCCTTCTCACCATCAGCGGCAACCTGCAGGCCCCTAAAGAAAACAAGAAGGCAGCGGATGTTATCAATAAGTACTTTGGCATATTCTTCCTGATATTCCAGTCTTCGGCTGTATGGGGAAACCTCATGTCGTCGTTGATATTCGGTTCAGATAAAAATATAA CTAACATCTCCCATGAAGCTCTACAATATTGTGGTGCAGGTGTGTGTGCTGATATCAATTCAAACTCCACGACCAAAAAGCCAGCACAACAATTGGTTTGGACGCTAGTCGGCTGCTATATTG GAGTGGGTGTGCTGGCCATGATCATAGTGGCAGTATTTCTGGATAACATAGACAGAGATCAGGCCCGGGAGTTCAGGGACAACAGGGAACCATTCTGGAGCACCTTCCTGGCCACATTCACACTCCTGAAGGACAAGAGACTCGTCATTCTCATCCCTTTGACCATGTACAGTGGCTTTGAACAGAGTTTCCTCTCCGGTGAATACACAAAG AACTATGTGACCTGTGCATTAGGAATCCATTATGTTGGATATGCGATGATATGTTTTGGAGCCACAAATTCGTTATGTTCCTTTATATTTGGGAGGTTGGCAGAATACACTGGAAGAGCCCCACTGTTTTGCGTGG CTGCAGTGACCAACTTTTCCTGTATCCTGGCTCTGTTGTTCTGGAGGCCTCACCCAGACCAGCTGCCAGTGTTCTTTGTGTTTCCTGCCCTCTGGGGCCTGGCAGATGCTGTGTGGCAGACACAAACCAACT CACTGTACGGGGTTCTCTTCCCCAGACAAAAAGAGGCAGCATTCGCTAACTACCGTATGTGGGAATCCCTGGGATTCGTTATAGCCTTCGCCTACAGTACCTTCATCTGTTTGGACATCAAGCTCTACATCCTCCTGGGAGTTCTGATCCTCTCCATGGTAACCTATTTGTGGGTGGAGTTCCAAGAACGCAAGAATCCTACTCTTCCAGTGGAGGAGGGAATATACGATACAGACTTCTCAGCAAAGGGAGATCACATCCTCAATCAGACCAGCTTGTAG